One genomic region from Leptospira tipperaryensis encodes:
- a CDS encoding Fpg/Nei family DNA glycosylase: protein MPELPDLVIIQERLIPELIDRKIESIEVVDPIVVRDLTGGALETAFKGAVFQKIERHGPFLNFAFEKMNIVIHPMLSGRFSLDPKYKRKDLCIRFNTDGPVLNYMDDTRMGKVYFLKPEELGQIPKYKEQGVDLLSEEFTESLFLKLMDKSRKQTRVFLMDQTKLSALGNAYADEVLFAAKIHPKTPCNQLAPEDKSLLYKSIKEVLFTSIDYIRKKNAPLEVKVRDHVKVRNRKNEPCPVCGTTIRRANVLGYDSFFCPNCQQSKGQQFIDWGNV, encoded by the coding sequence ATGCCCGAACTCCCGGATCTAGTCATCATTCAAGAAAGACTCATTCCCGAGTTGATCGATCGAAAAATCGAATCCATCGAGGTCGTCGATCCGATCGTAGTCCGCGATCTTACCGGCGGAGCCTTGGAAACCGCATTCAAGGGTGCCGTTTTCCAAAAAATAGAAAGACACGGACCCTTTCTCAACTTCGCATTCGAAAAAATGAATATAGTCATTCATCCGATGTTATCCGGTCGATTTTCCCTGGATCCAAAATACAAACGAAAGGATCTTTGTATTCGGTTTAATACGGACGGTCCCGTCCTGAATTATATGGACGACACGAGAATGGGAAAGGTCTATTTTTTGAAGCCGGAAGAATTGGGACAAATTCCAAAATACAAAGAGCAAGGAGTCGATCTTCTCTCCGAAGAATTTACGGAATCACTCTTTCTAAAGCTGATGGACAAAAGTCGAAAACAGACCAGAGTCTTTTTGATGGATCAGACCAAACTGAGTGCATTAGGAAATGCTTATGCGGACGAAGTCCTTTTCGCTGCAAAAATTCATCCGAAAACTCCCTGCAATCAACTCGCACCGGAAGATAAATCCCTACTCTACAAAAGTATCAAAGAAGTTCTTTTCACTTCGATCGATTATATTCGAAAGAAAAACGCGCCTTTAGAAGTGAAAGTTCGCGACCACGTTAAAGTCAGAAATCGTAAAAACGAACCCTGCCCCGTTTGTGGAACTACGATTCGAAGGGCAAACGTCTTAGGTTATGATTCTTTCTTTTGTCCAAACTGCCAACAATCAAAAGGACAACAGTTTATCGACTGGGGAAACGTTTAG
- a CDS encoding response regulator: MPNSLEQELHLWIQKDSTLFDWIQNRALDGLWILDLESEKNFWCDRRFLRTLDYEPSFENHGSILTQETIREMDQLAGKVKKGNSTETDGLFSFRSKSNLTLLKSHIKILRNEEGIAYLLLGGVDDSEKILKTKTSENLNEYFRSILDALPALIGYWDANLINRFANEAYLQWFGMAPQDILGKHIREILGESLYEQNLPYIENVLQGKEQSFERTIPMPEGKPAKKTIAQYIPDIKDGKLAGFFVIVNDITSIKQTTELLRKSEIELNTLFESLPVGVTLLNHNHDVVKINPALGQILSIDNERLEKGYYKNRIYYKADGTRYSLEELPSYKARTKNYVVKDEVVGIQIENGSVIWTKVTALPLDLPDYSVMILTYDITESKNFESELIKAKGLLEQTSKLVRIGAWDADLKTGIGTWSSVTKEMHEVPADFVPTIEHGLRFVKEGESRTKVSEAVEKLITNGIPYDIEMQLVTAKGNELWVRSVANAEFENGICIRIYGAIYDIDERKKTEIALFMERSRLLAFVEHAPAAVAMLDTEIKYIAVSERWLAEYHLQGRDILGLSHYEVFPNISQEWKETHQRCLSGEVLKNDEDVWRPAGWEQDQYLRWEVRPWYQLDGTIGGIMMFTQDITESCQQREELKKAKIVAERASSAKSEFLANMSHEIRTPLNGIIGFTDLLLRTNLDATQHQYMMTVYQSAGSLLDVINDILDFSKIEAGKLELSYEMTDVLELGSQVVNTIKFQAHKKNLELLVNIYPSVPKFVNTDNVRLKQIIVNLFSNAIKFTEEGEIEFKIEVLEKVSEKESVLRFSVSDTGIGIAQENQKRIFDAFSQEDASTTRRFGGTGLGLTISNQILAMMKSKLELESKIGVGSTFFFDLKMEILESNQTNQWPRFETVKNILIVDDNDNNRKILEEMLKLSNIPCELVRSGTEAIEKISSGNRYDFVLLDYHMPFMDGIETAKIIRQKLDVPAEEQPIILLSSASDDSSTIEESQAIGIQEVITKPIYIRELYDLIGRNQILKKPYSQKSEIKTGEATPAIRKAVKILIAEDNPVNMLLTKSIIARILPAAKIVEAGNGLEAVEQNLKSMPDLIFMDIQMPEMNGYEAALAIRGLEMERRVPIIALTAGIVSGEREKCIEAGMDDYVSKPAVQADFTKVILKWLA; the protein is encoded by the coding sequence ATGCCAAATTCCCTGGAACAGGAACTACATCTCTGGATTCAAAAAGATTCTACACTCTTTGATTGGATTCAAAATCGAGCGTTAGACGGATTGTGGATTTTAGATTTAGAATCAGAGAAGAATTTTTGGTGTGACAGAAGATTTTTAAGAACCCTCGATTACGAACCGTCTTTCGAAAATCACGGCTCTATCTTGACCCAAGAAACGATCCGAGAAATGGATCAACTCGCCGGCAAAGTCAAAAAAGGTAATTCTACCGAAACCGATGGGCTTTTTTCCTTTCGATCAAAATCAAACCTCACTCTCCTTAAGAGCCATATAAAAATTCTCCGTAACGAAGAAGGCATCGCCTACTTATTATTAGGCGGAGTAGACGATTCGGAAAAAATTCTAAAAACGAAAACCTCCGAAAATTTAAACGAATACTTTCGATCGATTTTGGACGCCTTACCCGCTCTCATCGGTTACTGGGACGCGAACCTAATAAACCGGTTTGCAAACGAAGCGTATCTTCAATGGTTTGGAATGGCGCCCCAGGATATTTTAGGAAAACATATTCGTGAAATTTTAGGAGAATCACTCTACGAACAAAATCTTCCCTACATCGAAAATGTGCTCCAAGGAAAGGAACAAAGTTTTGAAAGAACAATTCCGATGCCGGAAGGTAAACCCGCTAAAAAGACAATCGCCCAATACATCCCGGATATAAAAGACGGAAAACTTGCCGGTTTTTTTGTGATCGTTAACGATATAACCTCGATCAAACAAACCACCGAACTTTTGCGAAAGAGCGAGATCGAGTTAAACACTCTTTTTGAATCCCTTCCAGTCGGCGTAACCTTATTAAATCATAATCACGATGTGGTCAAAATCAATCCGGCGCTGGGACAGATCCTTTCGATCGATAATGAAAGATTGGAAAAGGGATATTATAAAAACAGAATTTACTATAAAGCAGACGGGACCCGTTACAGCTTGGAAGAACTTCCGAGTTACAAAGCAAGAACCAAAAATTACGTCGTCAAAGACGAGGTTGTCGGGATTCAAATCGAAAACGGATCGGTTATCTGGACAAAAGTAACGGCCCTACCTCTCGATCTCCCGGATTATTCCGTTATGATTCTTACTTACGATATCACAGAGAGTAAAAATTTTGAGAGCGAGTTGATAAAAGCCAAGGGACTTTTGGAACAAACGAGCAAACTTGTCAGGATCGGAGCCTGGGACGCTGACTTAAAAACGGGGATAGGCACTTGGTCCTCTGTTACAAAAGAAATGCACGAGGTTCCGGCCGACTTCGTACCTACGATCGAGCACGGACTTCGATTCGTAAAAGAAGGAGAAAGCAGAACAAAAGTAAGCGAGGCGGTCGAAAAACTAATCACGAACGGAATCCCATACGATATCGAAATGCAATTGGTTACCGCAAAAGGAAACGAACTCTGGGTACGTTCCGTAGCCAACGCGGAATTTGAAAACGGAATCTGTATAAGAATCTACGGAGCCATATACGACATCGACGAGAGAAAAAAAACCGAGATCGCCCTCTTTATGGAAAGATCCAGATTACTCGCTTTCGTCGAACACGCGCCTGCCGCAGTTGCGATGCTCGATACCGAAATCAAATACATCGCAGTCAGTGAAAGATGGCTCGCGGAATATCATCTCCAAGGTCGAGACATCTTAGGCTTATCTCATTACGAAGTATTTCCAAACATTTCTCAAGAATGGAAAGAGACACATCAAAGATGTCTTTCCGGAGAAGTTCTAAAGAACGACGAAGACGTCTGGAGACCCGCAGGCTGGGAACAGGATCAATATCTGAGATGGGAGGTTCGGCCTTGGTATCAATTGGACGGAACGATCGGAGGAATCATGATGTTCACTCAGGATATCACCGAAAGTTGTCAGCAAAGGGAAGAACTCAAAAAAGCAAAGATAGTCGCAGAAAGAGCGAGCAGCGCAAAATCCGAATTTTTGGCGAACATGAGCCACGAGATCAGAACACCTCTCAACGGAATCATAGGATTTACGGACTTGTTACTCAGAACGAATTTAGACGCGACTCAACATCAGTATATGATGACCGTTTATCAATCCGCCGGATCGTTGCTCGACGTCATCAACGATATATTAGATTTTTCTAAAATTGAAGCCGGAAAATTAGAACTCTCCTATGAGATGACCGACGTTCTGGAATTGGGAAGCCAAGTCGTAAATACGATCAAATTTCAGGCTCACAAAAAGAATTTGGAATTGCTCGTAAATATATATCCTTCGGTTCCAAAATTCGTAAACACGGATAATGTTCGTTTAAAACAGATCATCGTAAATCTTTTTAGCAACGCGATCAAATTTACGGAAGAAGGCGAGATCGAATTTAAAATCGAAGTCCTCGAGAAAGTCTCCGAAAAGGAATCCGTTCTCCGATTTTCAGTAAGTGATACAGGAATCGGAATCGCCCAAGAAAATCAAAAAAGAATTTTCGACGCATTCTCTCAAGAAGACGCCTCGACTACGAGAAGATTCGGCGGAACAGGTTTGGGACTTACGATTTCGAATCAAATTCTTGCGATGATGAAAAGCAAGTTGGAGTTAGAAAGTAAGATCGGAGTCGGAAGCACTTTTTTCTTCGATCTCAAAATGGAAATCTTAGAATCAAACCAAACAAATCAATGGCCCCGGTTTGAAACCGTCAAAAATATATTGATCGTGGACGATAACGATAACAATCGAAAAATTTTGGAAGAGATGTTAAAGTTATCGAATATTCCCTGCGAACTAGTAAGGAGCGGGACCGAAGCGATTGAAAAGATTTCTTCCGGAAATCGTTACGACTTCGTCTTGTTGGATTACCACATGCCTTTTATGGACGGAATAGAAACCGCAAAAATCATACGTCAGAAACTAGACGTTCCGGCGGAAGAACAACCTATCATTCTGTTGAGCAGCGCCTCCGACGATTCCAGTACGATCGAAGAATCTCAGGCGATCGGAATTCAAGAAGTGATCACAAAACCGATATATATCCGCGAACTCTACGATCTGATCGGAAGAAACCAGATTCTTAAAAAACCTTATTCGCAAAAAAGCGAAATCAAAACAGGAGAGGCAACTCCCGCAATTCGGAAGGCTGTTAAAATTTTGATCGCCGAGGACAACCCCGTCAACATGCTTCTCACCAAAAGTATCATCGCGAGAATTCTTCCCGCCGCAAAAATCGTAGAGGCGGGCAACGGACTCGAGGCGGTCGAACAAAACTTAAAGTCGATGCCGGATCTGATTTTTATGGATATCCAAATGCCGGAGATGAACGGATACGAAGCCGCGCTCGCAATTCGAGGTTTGGAAATGGAGCGAAGGGTTCCGATCATCGCGCTCACCGCGGGAATCGTATCCGGAGAAAGAGAAAAATGTATCGAAGCCGGAATGGACGACTACGTAAGCAAACCCGCGGTCCAAGCCGATTTTACCAAGGTCATCTTAAAGTGGTTGGCGTAG
- a CDS encoding NAD(P)-dependent oxidoreductase translates to MKQKRPILYYPEGTTGAKEIFSHLERFDIRSYTSDQISRLDGEEPEILIANTRLKVNKDAVQKYQTVRIFATVSSGTDHVDFAALKETGRIFLNAPGCNATSVAEYCFAGLRSRFSEEELGSLKVGMIGHGHTGKEFYKILKSRKIESVFYDPFYKAESSPLKEVLNSDIVSYHVPLTKEGLEPTFRMITNTIVDSFKTKTVFINTSRGEIFTPEAFLKLLEREDIFKICDVFDPEPPTEEFGAVLSKAKNSIFTPHIAGYSQIGRMSGTHRVAEKLSILYEDKPLPPLEFFLETKGEFKTETFLLEEDRLLKESWKNGDSSYFERRRNSYPVRLDWGLV, encoded by the coding sequence GTGAAACAGAAAAGACCGATTCTCTATTACCCGGAAGGGACCACGGGCGCGAAGGAGATTTTTTCCCACTTAGAAAGATTCGACATTCGCTCCTACACGTCCGATCAAATCTCTCGACTGGACGGGGAAGAACCGGAGATACTCATAGCCAATACAAGGCTGAAAGTAAACAAGGACGCGGTTCAAAAATATCAGACGGTAAGAATTTTTGCGACGGTAAGTTCAGGCACCGACCACGTAGATTTTGCGGCTCTCAAAGAAACCGGAAGAATTTTTTTGAACGCCCCCGGTTGTAATGCGACTTCGGTTGCAGAATATTGTTTCGCCGGTCTGAGAAGTCGATTTTCCGAAGAAGAACTCGGAAGTCTTAAGGTAGGAATGATCGGTCACGGTCATACAGGAAAAGAATTTTATAAAATTCTAAAGTCGCGCAAGATCGAATCCGTTTTTTACGATCCGTTTTACAAAGCGGAATCGTCACCTCTGAAGGAAGTTTTGAATTCCGATATCGTAAGTTATCACGTTCCTCTGACAAAAGAAGGTTTGGAACCGACTTTTCGGATGATCACAAATACGATCGTCGATTCTTTCAAAACAAAAACCGTTTTTATCAATACGAGCCGCGGAGAAATTTTTACTCCGGAGGCATTTTTGAAATTGCTGGAAAGAGAAGATATATTCAAAATTTGTGATGTATTTGATCCGGAACCTCCAACCGAAGAATTCGGAGCCGTTTTATCGAAAGCAAAAAATTCCATCTTTACTCCTCATATCGCGGGTTACAGCCAGATCGGAAGAATGAGCGGAACACATCGTGTCGCGGAAAAGTTGTCGATTCTTTACGAGGACAAGCCCTTACCTCCGCTCGAATTCTTTTTAGAAACGAAAGGGGAATTTAAAACGGAAACCTTTCTTTTGGAAGAGGATCGTCTTTTAAAGGAATCTTGGAAGAATGGTGATTCGAGTTATTTTGAAAGAAGACGAAATTCTTATCCCGTCCGATTGGACTGGGGTCTTGTGTAA
- a CDS encoding acyl-CoA thioesterase, whose amino-acid sequence MLSTLDRTELSPSGLYRIRFQDCDPFGHLNNARYMDYFLEAREDHLRDFYGFDLFEHSSREGKSWVVTRTQIAYLEPAKQSDLVRIVTRLVSRSDGGIRNEDLMYDQSGKKLKAMLWIDFAFIDLKRGRPTRHGEDLNQFFNSVLYSDPGLQNANFEERVREMKRTMAPGMEAVPA is encoded by the coding sequence ATGCTTTCTACGTTGGACAGAACTGAATTATCTCCTTCCGGTCTTTACAGGATTCGTTTTCAGGATTGTGATCCTTTCGGGCATCTCAACAACGCTCGTTATATGGATTACTTTTTAGAGGCGAGGGAAGATCACCTGAGGGATTTTTACGGATTCGACTTGTTTGAACATTCTTCCAGAGAAGGAAAGTCCTGGGTGGTGACTCGAACCCAAATCGCGTATCTCGAGCCCGCTAAACAGAGCGATCTGGTTCGGATCGTTACGAGACTGGTTTCCAGGAGCGACGGTGGAATTCGAAACGAAGATCTGATGTATGATCAATCCGGAAAAAAATTAAAGGCTATGTTATGGATTGATTTTGCTTTTATAGATCTTAAAAGAGGGAGACCGACCCGGCATGGAGAGGACTTGAATCAGTTTTTCAATTCCGTCCTCTATTCGGATCCCGGACTACAAAATGCAAATTTTGAAGAGCGCGTTCGAGAGATGAAACGAACTATGGCTCCGGGAATGGAAGCGGTTCCCGCATAG
- a CDS encoding lipase secretion chaperone, with protein MKSLQERITFPAVIALISVILIALIWFVFFNGGSGSNNRSADSETEFTLQRSESGEWVLNQAVVDTSRRIFDENGKWLTFDELMQYAATGEVNLVSELWALRRQCPENTAYEQCNEIIRAFIADHYSGKDADYLMKLFSGYLRYETTMREFELPDKLSRAEKYELVKKKRRQIFSDNDAKLIFGLEEAEETYQDSLSAFLKETDSLSGDRRMERYEDYRKNVYGQYYNTVKTREPKYNTYETEMFLRDKELEKMNLSDRNGKTRAIREKYFGKDGADRMDAVYKEIEDREKKEKQTHTEESDWLQKNSNVKGDAREKALMEIRVKNLGKEEAEEYSRRLKYEEELKKNQN; from the coding sequence ATGAAATCTCTCCAGGAAAGAATTACATTCCCAGCAGTCATCGCATTGATCTCTGTGATTCTCATCGCATTGATTTGGTTCGTTTTTTTTAACGGCGGCTCCGGCTCGAACAACCGCTCCGCAGATTCGGAGACAGAGTTTACTCTTCAAAGATCGGAATCGGGAGAATGGGTCCTGAACCAAGCCGTAGTAGATACTTCCAGAAGAATTTTTGACGAGAACGGCAAATGGCTGACCTTCGATGAACTCATGCAGTACGCCGCAACCGGGGAAGTCAACCTCGTCTCCGAACTCTGGGCCCTCAGAAGACAATGCCCCGAAAACACCGCCTACGAACAGTGTAACGAAATCATCCGCGCCTTCATTGCGGATCATTACTCCGGTAAGGACGCTGATTATCTGATGAAACTTTTTTCGGGTTATCTGAGATACGAAACTACGATGAGAGAATTCGAACTTCCGGACAAACTCAGTCGCGCGGAAAAATACGAACTCGTCAAAAAGAAAAGAAGACAAATCTTTTCGGATAACGACGCTAAGTTGATCTTCGGTTTGGAAGAAGCCGAAGAAACGTATCAGGATTCTTTGAGCGCATTTTTAAAAGAGACGGATTCTCTTAGCGGCGACAGAAGAATGGAACGATACGAAGATTACCGAAAAAATGTCTACGGCCAATATTATAATACCGTAAAGACTCGAGAGCCGAAATACAATACCTATGAAACTGAAATGTTTTTGCGGGATAAAGAATTGGAAAAGATGAATCTTTCGGATCGAAACGGCAAAACGAGAGCCATCCGTGAAAAGTATTTTGGAAAAGACGGAGCCGATCGTATGGACGCCGTTTATAAAGAAATCGAAGATAGAGAAAAGAAGGAAAAACAAACTCATACGGAAGAATCGGATTGGCTTCAGAAAAATTCGAACGTAAAAGGTGACGCGAGAGAAAAAGCTCTCATGGAAATTCGCGTCAAAAACCTTGGAAAGGAAGAAGCTGAAGAATATTCAAGAAGACTTAAGTATGAAGAGGAACTAAAGAAAAATCAAAATTGA
- a CDS encoding MarR family winged helix-turn-helix transcriptional regulator: MVKKVESTVLKKSSKKESLKPTRDELLTVGLGCLNFNLKRASRAIAQYFDHVLDPVGLTSARFNILMTLGTTEGMELAPMADLLVLDRTTLLRNLEPLETLGYIKDIPSENKRARKVALTEKGWDALRLAYPVWKVAHDHVVQNLGVPEWKSIIKGLRTISKKRIFENS, from the coding sequence ATGGTTAAGAAAGTGGAATCTACGGTTTTAAAAAAATCTTCAAAAAAAGAATCTTTGAAACCTACTCGAGATGAACTCTTGACCGTAGGTTTGGGATGTCTCAACTTCAATTTGAAAAGGGCATCCCGAGCCATTGCTCAATACTTCGATCACGTTCTGGATCCGGTTGGTCTAACCTCCGCACGTTTTAATATTCTTATGACTCTGGGAACCACGGAAGGAATGGAGTTGGCTCCGATGGCGGATCTCCTGGTTTTGGATCGGACTACTCTTCTTCGGAATTTGGAACCTTTGGAAACGTTAGGCTACATCAAGGACATTCCTTCGGAGAATAAAAGGGCTAGAAAGGTCGCCCTTACCGAAAAGGGTTGGGACGCGCTCCGTCTGGCGTATCCGGTTTGGAAAGTGGCACACGATCACGTTGTTCAAAATCTCGGCGTTCCGGAATGGAAATCCATTATCAAAGGTCTTAGAACAATTTCCAAAAAAAGAATATTCGAAAATTCTTAA
- a CDS encoding TIGR04452 family lipoprotein, which yields MKRILGIILISTFANCLLVDSLGLETRYKGKEAKQKIADAINKVASVRKAAGFVDTPEESLVFLLAPDFAGFEDDKYYPKVRVDDCAKKIISPTGAIVSPLLPILFDCNLDPDGILLQNE from the coding sequence ATGAAACGTATTCTTGGTATCATTCTGATTTCTACATTTGCAAATTGTTTGCTCGTCGATTCCTTAGGTCTGGAAACGAGATATAAGGGTAAAGAAGCCAAACAAAAGATTGCGGACGCGATCAACAAAGTCGCTTCCGTGAGAAAAGCAGCGGGTTTTGTGGATACTCCGGAAGAATCTCTCGTGTTTCTTTTGGCTCCGGACTTCGCAGGTTTTGAAGACGATAAATATTATCCGAAAGTAAGAGTCGACGATTGTGCTAAAAAAATTATTTCTCCAACGGGAGCGATCGTATCTCCCTTGCTTCCCATTCTATTTGATTGCAATTTAGATCCGGACGGAATACTGCTTCAGAACGAATAA